One genomic window of Panicum hallii strain FIL2 chromosome 6, PHallii_v3.1, whole genome shotgun sequence includes the following:
- the LOC112898337 gene encoding E3 ubiquitin-protein ligase UPL5-like, translating to MAQSAAAASGPDSSSVAVQLLVRNIDSRTTVMRAQRGDTLESVLDRLGEGVARSGELRVVHAGRELPHGATIGELGLPWDATLHVSARLLSTRHVDAWDLACKIAGAARLAAAGQKVFVASLEMLVRRFLDFDRAAKVYRGSSGSSWDVDDHLDVFLRSGAPVSLVQLYLSEQEEACRGEAARAIRCFQSAVETWTEPVLLEFCWSFAAGARLSDPLYTASRSMLATVLSDPTPERWRDVPRQRVAEQLTRLAGEVANAVIQEIAAPTAAAAACNLAEFKVFWPVLREQVLELGADTPRRPWRRALTQTLLSLLRSVNDCMARFEMSLPPGGKHASPSSALPKWTASLHGVWAVLAELDAWPDLRQAMRTTLAAHATAVTALVLSAGRELCWDIRWITRHRDLLESEARRHLAMATLPDPELVAGIDAPPHEMLIDRARLLSDSFAYIALATPGALISAALVVAFKHEQATGPGVLREWFCLVCQGLFNPRLVLFSPCPRDRRRFFVNPTSVVDPLHLQYFKFSGRMIALALMHNIHVGVLFDRTLFLQLAGRPITLDDIVDADPTLHASFKQILEMDPSLVDSDVLGLRFVREVDVFGSRSATELLPGGKDTPVTSENRHEFIDLLIRDTFVNSTRYQLGYFAEGFSSMLGETTVFQTAFFQSLDVEDFDEMLGGSKGSIDVKQWRAHTHYRGYGEDDLQITWFWKAVESMTVEQQRRLLFFWTSVKYLPSDGFVGLGFRMFLSRASSSCDHLPTSQTCFYHLNLPAYTSPSMMQNRLQMIVQEHVSSGFGTS from the exons ATGGCtcagtccgccgccgccgcttcggggcCGGACTCCTCGTCCGTCGCCGTCCAGCTCCTGGTCCGCAACATCGACTCCCGCACCACCGTGATGCGGGCGCAGAGGGGCGACACCTTGGAGTCGGTCCTCGACCGCCTTGGGGAGGGCGTAGCCCGCAGTGGCGAGCTGCGCGTCGTGCACGCCGGTCGGGAGCTCCCGCACGGGGCGACCATCGGCgagctcggcctcccgtgggacGCCACGCTCCATGTGTCCGCCCGGCTCCTCTCCACCCGGCACGTGGACGCGTGGGACCTCGCGTGCAAGATCGCCGGTGCGGCCAGGCTCGCCGCGGCTGGTCAGAAAGTCTTCGTCGCGTCCCTGGAGATGCTCGTTAGGAGGTTTCTGGATTTCGACCGAGCCGCCAAGGTATACCGTGGCTCCTCCGGCTCCTCGTGGGATGTCGACGACCACCTGGACGTCTTCCTCCGCAGCGGCGCCCCTGTCTCGCTTGTCCAGCTCTACCTCTCGGAGCAGGAAGAGGCGTGCCGCGGCGAAGCCGCCCGCGCCATCCGGTGCTTCCAGTCTGCCGTCGAGACGTGGACGGAGCCGGTGCTCCTGGAGTTCTGCTGGTCCTTCGCCGCCGGTGCGCGTCTGAGCGACCCGCTCTACACTGCCTCGCGGAGCATGCTTGCGACGGTGCTCTCCGACCCCACGCCGGAGCGCTGGCGTGACGTGCCGCGACAGCGGGTAGCCGAGCAGCTGACTCGGCTTGCTGGGGAGGTGGCGAACGCTGTTATTCAAGAGATCGCTgccccgacggcggcggcggcggcgtgtaaCTTGGCCGAGTTCAAGGTCTTCTGGCCCGTGCTGCGCGAGCAGGTCCTCGAGCTTGGCGCCGACACGCCGCGTCGGCCGTGGAGGAGGGCGCTGACGCAGACGCTGTTGTCCCTGCTGAGGAGCGTCAACGATTGCATGGCCAGGTTCGAGATGAGCTTGCCGCCGGGGGGCAAGCACGCCTCGCCGTCGAGCGCGCTGCCCAAGTGGACGGCCTCGCTGCACGGCGTCTGGGCCGTCCTGGCCGAGCTGGACGCGTGGCCGGATCTCCGCCAGGCGATGCGGACCACGCTGGCGGCGCacgcgacggcggtcaccgcgCTCGTGCTGAGCGCCGGGAGGGAGTTATGCTGGGACATCCGCTGGATCACCAGGCACAGGGATCTCCTCGAGTCCGAGGCACGGAGGCACCTGGCCATGGCAACGCTGCCGGACCCGGAGCTCGTCGCCGGCATCGACGCGCCGCCGCACGAGATGCTCATCGATCGCGCGAGGCTGCTGTCGGACTCATTCGCGTACATTGCTCTTGCGACGCCTGGGGCTCTGATTAGCGCTGCTCTGGTAGTGGCGTTCAAGCACGAGCAGGCCACCGGGCCTGGTGTGCTGAGAGAGTGGTTCTGCTTGGTGTGCCAGGGGCTGTTCAACCCTCGACTTGTTCTCTTCTCACCGTGTCCGCGTGACAGGCGAAGGTTCTTCGTGAATCCAA CATCTGTTGTGGATCCATTGCACCTGCAGTACTTCAAATTCTCAGGACGGATGATTGCATTAGCCCTTATGCATAACATACATGTGGGAGTTTTATTTGACCGGACATTGTTCTTGCAATTAGCTGGGAGACCTATTACACTGGATGACATTGTAGACGCAGACCCAACCTTGCATGCTAGCTTCAAGCAAATCCTTGAAATGGATCCAAGTCTTGTGGATTCGGATGTGCTGGGTCTACGGTTCGTTCGAGAGGTTGATGTGTTCGGGTCGAGATCGGCGACCGAACTCTTACCAGGAGGGAAGGATACTCCTGTTACTAGTGAGAATCGACATGAGTTCATTGATCTGCTGATTCGAGATACCTTCGTGAACAGCACCAGATACCAACTTGGCTACTTCGCTGAAGGATTCAGTAGCATGCTTGGTGAAACGACAGTATTTCAGACAGCGTTCTTCCAGAGTCTGGATGTTGAAGATTTTGACGAGATGCTTGGCGGCAGCAAGGGCAGTATAGATGTGAAACAATGGAGAGCTCATACTCACTACCGTGGATACGGAGAAGATGATCTCCAGATCACCTGGTTCTGGAAG GCTGTGGAGAGCATGACGGTCGAGCAGCAAAGGAGGCTGCTCTTCTTCTGGACCTCGGTGAAGTATCTGCCGTCAGATGGTTTCGTGGGGCTCGGTTTCAGGATGTTCTTATCCAGGGCCTCCAGCTCCTGCGACCACCTCCCCACCTCGCAGACCTGCTTCTACCACCTCAACCTCCCGGCTTACACTTCGCCCAGCATGATGCAGAACCGGCTGCAGATGATCGTCCAGGAACATGTGAGCAGCGGCTTCGGCACATCGTAG
- the LOC112898338 gene encoding E3 ubiquitin-protein ligase UPL5-like, with protein MAPPAAAASERDSSSGTVQLLLRNIDSTTTVIRVRREDTLESVLIGCLGKGAARGGELPVSYAGRDLPRGSTVGELGVPRDATIHVSSRLRSTPYADAWSLASEIAASARFPVARSGQPAVVAPPVDLDNLVGSFLDLAHAANRKEAPSSRGAAVAAHLDIFLRSGAPVVLVQQYLYADEPPRHAEAERAIRRFVSPHRTVRGWTAPVLLEFCRSIAAACGRQVDGNPLYTDLRGTLAAVLSDPDWTPARWLDLPQERVAEQVGRFAGEVARAVTEEIARAYCRSTAGPWNLAAVEFKIFWSVLRKLDADAPLLQCRTAMFETLASLLRSVDECMARFDKSLPRPPWGEHAASPSAPPNWTTSLRTVWAVLAELDAWSQSHQDAFWVLRRALRATLAEHPAAVTALVLSAGREMRRNSSSWIARHRDLLPFEARRHLAMRMLPELVAGVHAPPPYEMLIDRSRLLPDSFGYIAHATPQELGAGLSVAFKHEQATGPGMLREWFCLVSQALFNRHLVLFSACPHDRRRFFINPTSAVDPLHLEYFEIAGRMIALALMHKIHVGVFFDRTLFLRLTGRSITLDDIVDADPSLHKSCKQILEMDQSLVDSNVLGLTFVREVEVLGSRTIRELIPSGKDIVVTSQNRDNYISLLIQDRFINSTRRQLSYFIIGFSSFFDRGELGAKFFESLDATDFDRMLGGGCNDTIDVKEWRAYTDYRGYKEKDRQIKWFWEAVENMTVEQQRMLLFFWTSVKYLPSDGFSGLGCRLFIYRASSSRDHLPTSQTCFYHLNLPAYTSSRMMQSRLRMIVQEHMSSGFGVS; from the exons ATGGCtccgccagccgccgccgcttcggagCGTGACTCCTCGTCCGGCACCGTCCAGCTCCTGCTGCGCAACATCGACTCCACCACCACCGTGATCCGGGTGCGGCGAGAGGACACCTTGGAGTCGGTCCTGATCGGCTGCCTTGGGAAGGGCGCCGCCCGCGGGGGCGAGCTGCCCGTCTCGTACGCCGGCCGGGACCTCCCGCGCGGGTCGACGGTCGGCGAGCTCGGGGTCCCGCGCGACGCCACGATCCATGTCTCCTCCCGGCTCCGCTCCACCCCGTACGCCGACGCGTGGAGCCTCGCGTCGGAGATCGCGGCGTCGGCCAGGTTCCCCGTGGCGAGGAGTGGCCAGCCGGCGGTGgtcgcgccgcccgtcgacctTGACAACCTCGTCGGGAGCTTCCTGGACTTAGCCCACGCCGCCAACAGGAAAGAAGCTCCTAGCTCCCGGGGGGCGGCGGTCGCCGCCCACCTCGACATCTTCCTCCGAAGCGGCGCCCCCGTCGTGCTCGTCCAGCAGTACCTCTACGCCGACGAGCCACCGCGTCACGCCGAAGCGGAGCGCGCCATCCGACGCTTCGTGTCTCCCCATCGCACTGTCAGAGGGTGGACGGCGCCGGTGCTCCTGGAGTTCTGCCgatccatcgccgccgcctgtgGGCGTCAGGTCGACGGCAACCCGCTCTACACTGACTTGCGAGGCACGCTCGCGGCGGTGCTCTCCGACCCCGACTGGACCCCGGCGCGCTGGCTTGACCTGCCGCAAGAGCGGGTGGCCGAGCAAGTGGGCCGGTTTGCCGGGGAGGTGGCGAGAGCTGTGACGGAAGAAATCGCTAGGGCGTACTGCCGCTCTACGGCGGGTCCATGGAACTTGGCCGCGGTCGAATTCAAGATCTTCTGGTCGGTGCTGCGCAAGCTGGACGCCGACGCGCCGCTTCTCCAGTGCAGGACGGCCATGTTCGAGACGCTCGCGTCCCTGCTGAGGAGCGTCGACGAGTGCATGGCCAGATTCGATAAGAGCCTGCCGCGGCCGCCGTGGGGCGAGCACGCCGCGTCGCCGAGCGCGCCGCCCAACTGGACGACCTCGCTGCGCACCGTCTGGGCCGTTCTGGCCGAGCTGGACGCGTGGTCGCAGTCGCATCAGGATGCGTTCTGGGTCCTCCGCCGCGCCCTGCGAGCCACGCTGGCGGAGCACCCAGCGGCGGTCACGGCGCTTGTGCTGAGCGCCGGGAGAGAGATGAGGCGGAACAGCAGCAGCTGGATCGCCAGGCATAGGGACCTCCTCCCGTTCGAGGCACGGAGGCACCTGGCCATGAGAATGCTGCCGGAACTCGTCGCCGGCGTCCACGCACCACCGCCGTACGAGATGCTCATTGATCGGTCGCGGTTGCTGCCCGACTCATTCGGGTACATTGCTCATGCGACGCCCCAGGAGCTTGGCGCCGGCCTGTCCGTGGCGTTCAAGCACGAGCAAGCCACTGGCCCCGGCATGCTGAGGGAGTGGTTCTGCTTGGTGTCCCAGGCGCTATTCAACCGGCACCTTGTTCTCTTCTCAGCGTGCCCGCATGACAGGAGAAGGTTCTTCATCAATCCCA CATCTGCTGTGGATCCGCTGCACCTGGAGTACTTCGAGATTGCTGGACGGATGATTGCATTAGCTCTGATGCATAAAATACATGTGGGTGTTTTCTTCGACCGGACATTGTTCTTGCGACTAACTGGGAGATCTATTACATTGGATGACATTGTGGACGCAGATCCATCCCTCCACAAGAGCTGCAAACAAATCCTAGAGATGGATCAGAGTCTTGTGGATTCAAACGTGTTGGGGCTAACATTTGTTCGAGAAGTTGAGGTGTTAGGGTCTAGAACGATCCGTGAGCTCATCCCAAGTGGGAAGGATATTGTTGTGACTAGTCAGAACAGAGACAACTACATCAGTCTGCTCATTCAAGATAGGTTCATCAACAGCACCAGACGTCAACTGAGTTATTTCATTATAGGATTTTCGAGTTTCTTCGACAGAGGGGAACTCGGGGCAAAGTTCTTCGAGAGTTTGGATGCTACAGATTTTGATCGGATGTTGGGCGGCGGCTGCAACGACACCATAGATGTGAAAGAATGGAGAGCCTATACTGACTACCGTGGATACAAAGAAAAGGATCGCCAAATCAAATGGTTCTGGGAG GCCGTTGAAAACATGACGGTTGAACAGCAAAGGATGCTGCTCTTCTTCTGGACCTCGGTGAAGTATCTGCCGTCAGATGGTTTCTCGGGGCTGGGTTGCAGGCTGTTCATATACAGGGCCTCCAGCTCCCGCGACCATCTCCCCACCTCGCAGACCTGCTTCTACCACCTCAACCTCCCAGCTTACACTTCGTCCCGCATGATGCAAAGCCGGCTGCGTATGATCGTCCAGGAACATATGAGCAGCGGCTTCGGTGTATCGTAG
- the LOC112897002 gene encoding uncharacterized protein LOC112897002 isoform X2 yields MGSRASPPHDYLHMHVEQLRRRHQSLSELTYARDEDAKLETTRARLSNILKRHEDLKERLSRDSDKLIFERLQKEFEGARAAQTEEISIDDDDWNDGLLATIREKVHMEADRKAMSNQVNVPADLPLQSKTTYRIRNKVIYCLDGARIGIQYETFFAGEPCEIFHCVLESKSFLEKMTLIEHTLPFFLPIRELESDLLSSNAIKFIDHLEEILQAYIDRREQVRLIKELYGNQIGELFHSLPYNVIEFVLEDFECKVTVSIRYSDLLLTLPSQARVLAWPLRSSKRISTRSSSASAAQPVPFRLPYAEEALKTLCLPEAYADIVLDLPHALKRIFSSQDSD; encoded by the exons ATGGGCTCCCGCGCCTCGCCTCCTCACGACTATCTTCACATG CATGTTGAGCAACTAAGGAGGCGCCATCAATCACTATCGGAACTG ACTTATGCAAGGGATGAAGATGCAAAACTTGAGACCACACGGGCAAGGC TATCAAACATCCTCAAAAGGCATGAAGACTTGAAAGAGCGCCTTTCACG GGATTCTGATAAGCTGATATTTGAGCGTCTACAGAAAGAATTTGAGGGTGCTCGAGCTGCTCAAACTGAAG AGATTTCAATAGATGATGATGACTGGAATGATGGTTTGCTGGCTACTATCCGTGAGAAG GTCCATATGGAGGCTGACAGGAAGGCCATGTCTAACCAAGTAAATGTTCCAGCAGATCTTCCATTACAGTCAAAGACTACGTATAGGATTAGAAATAAG GTTATCTATTGCTTGGATGGAGCGAGAATTGGCATACAGTACGAGACATTCTTTGCCG GGGAGCCTTGTGAAATATTTCATTGTGTTCTGGAAAGCAAGTCATTCCTGGAAAAGATGACTTTGATTGAGCACACCTTACCATTCTTTCTGCCCATACGTGAATTGGAAAGTGATCTCCTGTCATCTAATGCCATT AAATTTATTGATCACCTTGAAGAAATTTTACAGGCTTATATTGACAGGAGAGAGCAG GTTCGTCTTATCAAGGAGCTCTATGGGAATCAAATTGGTGAACTGTTTCACAGTCTTCCTTACAATGTGATAGAGTTCGTATTGGAGGATTTTGAGTG CAAGGTTACAGTCAGTATCCGATATTCGGATCTACTTCTGACCCTGCCAAGTCAGGCAAGGGTCTTGGCTTGGCCACTTCGCTCGTCAAAGAGAATATCCACACGAAGCAGCAGTGCGTCAGCTGCGCAGCCGGTACCTTTTCGCCTTCCATACGCTGAGGAAGCACTCAAGACCTTGTGTCTACCAGAAG CGTACGCAGACATTGTGCTGGACCTACCCCATGCTCTGAAGAGGATTTTTTCCTCTCAAGACAGTGACTGA
- the LOC112897002 gene encoding uncharacterized protein LOC112897002 isoform X1: MGSRASPPHDYLHMHVEQLRRRHQSLSELQTYARDEDAKLETTRARLSNILKRHEDLKERLSRDSDKLIFERLQKEFEGARAAQTEEISIDDDDWNDGLLATIREKVHMEADRKAMSNQVNVPADLPLQSKTTYRIRNKVIYCLDGARIGIQYETFFAGEPCEIFHCVLESKSFLEKMTLIEHTLPFFLPIRELESDLLSSNAIKFIDHLEEILQAYIDRREQVRLIKELYGNQIGELFHSLPYNVIEFVLEDFECKVTVSIRYSDLLLTLPSQARVLAWPLRSSKRISTRSSSASAAQPVPFRLPYAEEALKTLCLPEAYADIVLDLPHALKRIFSSQDSD, encoded by the exons ATGGGCTCCCGCGCCTCGCCTCCTCACGACTATCTTCACATG CATGTTGAGCAACTAAGGAGGCGCCATCAATCACTATCGGAACTG CAGACTTATGCAAGGGATGAAGATGCAAAACTTGAGACCACACGGGCAAGGC TATCAAACATCCTCAAAAGGCATGAAGACTTGAAAGAGCGCCTTTCACG GGATTCTGATAAGCTGATATTTGAGCGTCTACAGAAAGAATTTGAGGGTGCTCGAGCTGCTCAAACTGAAG AGATTTCAATAGATGATGATGACTGGAATGATGGTTTGCTGGCTACTATCCGTGAGAAG GTCCATATGGAGGCTGACAGGAAGGCCATGTCTAACCAAGTAAATGTTCCAGCAGATCTTCCATTACAGTCAAAGACTACGTATAGGATTAGAAATAAG GTTATCTATTGCTTGGATGGAGCGAGAATTGGCATACAGTACGAGACATTCTTTGCCG GGGAGCCTTGTGAAATATTTCATTGTGTTCTGGAAAGCAAGTCATTCCTGGAAAAGATGACTTTGATTGAGCACACCTTACCATTCTTTCTGCCCATACGTGAATTGGAAAGTGATCTCCTGTCATCTAATGCCATT AAATTTATTGATCACCTTGAAGAAATTTTACAGGCTTATATTGACAGGAGAGAGCAG GTTCGTCTTATCAAGGAGCTCTATGGGAATCAAATTGGTGAACTGTTTCACAGTCTTCCTTACAATGTGATAGAGTTCGTATTGGAGGATTTTGAGTG CAAGGTTACAGTCAGTATCCGATATTCGGATCTACTTCTGACCCTGCCAAGTCAGGCAAGGGTCTTGGCTTGGCCACTTCGCTCGTCAAAGAGAATATCCACACGAAGCAGCAGTGCGTCAGCTGCGCAGCCGGTACCTTTTCGCCTTCCATACGCTGAGGAAGCACTCAAGACCTTGTGTCTACCAGAAG CGTACGCAGACATTGTGCTGGACCTACCCCATGCTCTGAAGAGGATTTTTTCCTCTCAAGACAGTGACTGA